In the genome of Bacteroidota bacterium, the window GATGAAAACGGAAATGTAATTTTAGGAAAAGAGAAAAAAGGTGTTCCGCTTTCTGACGTTTGGGAAATCCCATATTTAAACCCAAAAGCAAAAGAAAGAACAGGCTACCCAACTCAAAAGCCAGTTTTATTGCTTAATCAAATTTTAAACATCGTAACAGACGAAGGAGATTTAGTTGTTGACCCGTTTTGTGGTAGTGGAACAACTTGCGTTTCAGCAAAATCTTTAAAAAGACAATTTATCGGTATTGATATTTCACAAGATGCTGTCGAACTTGCTAATTCACGATTACAAGAAATGGTGATTTCTGAATCAAACTTATTAAACAAAGGAACAAACGAGTATCAAGAAAAAACTGAAAAAGAGCTTACTATTTTACAAAATATCAATGCTTTTCCAGTTCAGAGAAATAGTGGAATAGACGGATTATTAAAAGACCATTTTGAAGGTATGCCAGTTCCAGTAAAAATTCAAGGAGAATATGAAACGATTGAAGATGCAATTGAGAAATTAGAAAAAGCATCTTATGGTAAGGACTACAAAATGAAAATCTTAATCCAAACTAGAGAAACAGGAATAAGCAGACTCTTTGGTTTTGAATCGGACGTAACAATAATAAAATCACTTGAATTACAGACAAAAGATTTGATAAAGAAGAACAACGAAGGCATAACAGCACCTACCCAAAAGGCGGGGTTTCGTGTTCCAAAGACAGTTTAGTGGTTAATGGAAGTTCAGTTTTTCAAATCAAGTTTTGTGGTAAAAGTCCCGCCCTTCGGGTAGCTGCCAACCGTTACCGGAAACCCTATGGCGACAGTGCAAACAATGAACTGACTAGCACGAAATTAACTTTGACAACACTATGACAACCTGTATTCAAAATAGACAATTGTTCCTGGTGGCTGAGTTTTTGAGCAGACCCTATAATAGTTCTCCGCCTGTGGCGGATTTAGTTTTTAGAATGGTATAAAAACAACTGAAATTATCCGGCCAGGGAGTTCGTTCCTAAGGAAGAAAAAAACAAAACGCCCTTACAGTATGAATTATAAACGATTATGAGCTTAACTAAACGTAATTGAATCGTAATTTGTAATTTATACCACCACTCTTCTCCCGATAGCTATCGGGCTCCGATCAGGGTTGCACTTGTATATAACAATCGGGCGTCAGCTAATTCGTAAATCGTTCCGCTGCGTCAGCCCCCATTCGCCGGCGGCGGACCGAATCCTATTATATCCCTATTTCCGCTTTCGCAGCGTCCAAAACTTTGAAACTTGCTTCACTATTTTCGGCTTGGCAATATATACGCAATACAGGCTCAGTGCCGCTTGCACGCATCATCACCCAAGACCCATCACTTAAATGAAATTTAAATCCATCTGTATCTTCTACACTCGTTACTGTATAAGAACCAAAGTTTTTATATAATCTGTTTTTACAGTTTTCGATGATCTGATTTTTCATCTCATTTTCTACATGTTCATCATAACGCTCTACGGCAAAACTTCCAACTATATTATATATTTCTTCAATTAATTCTTCCAAACTTTTACCACTCTTCGCCATCATTTCCCATATAGTTAAACCAATCCATATACCATCACGTTCGGGTATATGTCCTTTAATAGCTATTCCTCCGCTTTCCTCTGCTCCTACCAGTGCGTCACCGCTTAGCATGAGTTCGCATATATATTTAAATCCAATTTTTGTAGTAGTAGATTTTATATTATACAATTCGCAAAGTTTATCTACTTTACTACATACACTAAAACTTTTAATTACCTCGCCCGTGAATCCCTTTGTTTTGGTTAAGTATTCTA includes:
- a CDS encoding site-specific DNA-methyltransferase, with translation DFKFNTLYTDYSATTNLDQILQDRERDENGKSVYKKDENGNVILGKEKKGVPLSDVWEIPYLNPKAKERTGYPTQKPVLLLNQILNIVTDEGDLVVDPFCGSGTTCVSAKSLKRQFIGIDISQDAVELANSRLQEMVISESNLLNKGTNEYQEKTEKELTILQNINAFPVQRNSGIDGLLKDHFEGMPVPVKIQGEYETIEDAIEKLEKASYGKDYKMKILIQTRETGISRLFGFESDVTIIKSLELQTKDLIKKNNEGITAPTQKAGFRVPKTV